Proteins encoded by one window of Fusarium graminearum PH-1 chromosome 1, whole genome shotgun sequence:
- a CDS encoding peroxisomal copper amine oxidase, with protein sequence MALVVIFRLPLSTSIAQIPRSLNSFPLDFYLIFNANKQAIIAIDILKIRQLLPLRYNYKGAVHYLDAEFLSQNGGIRKIKNAIYIHKEDTGILFKHTDFRNESSIMTQARILVIQQVFTAANYEYAIRQDGSIQPEIKLTGILNTYAMNPGEDTHGWGTKVYPDANIDRPNNIVFMADAIASDVPVSSPENFYGNAFSARKTKFSTTAKSITDHNSSSLSWDG encoded by the exons ATGGCCTTGGTTGTTATCTTTCGATTGCCGTTGAGCACGTCTATCGCACAGATCCCAAGGTCATTAAATAGT TTCCCTTTAGATTTCTACCTAATCTTTAATGCGAATAAGCAGGCCATTATCGCCATTGATATTCTAAAGATCAGGCAGCTACTAC CCTTAAGGTATAACTATAAAGGTGCAGTCCACTACCTGGATGCTGAGTTTCTATCCCAGAACGGAGGAATCCGCAAGATTAAGAACGCCATCTACATTCATAAGGAAGATACAGGTATTCTATTTAAGCATACTGATTTCCGCAATGAGTCAAGCATTATGACGCAGGCTCGGATTCTAGTCATCCAGCAGGTCTTTACCGCAGCCAACTACGAGTACGCGATCCGG CAAGACGGTTCCATTCAGCCAGAGATCAAGCTCACAGGTATCTTGAATACTTATGCCATGAACCCTGGCGAGGATACGCACGGTTGGGGTACTAAAGTATATCCTG ACGCAAATATCGACAGACCCAACAACATAGTGTTCATGGCTGATGCCATTGCCTCGGATGTGCCGGTTAGCAGCCCAGAAAACTTCTATGGCAACGCTTTCTCAGCCCGAAAGACCAAGTTTAGCACTACTGCTAAATCCATAACAGATCATAATAGCAGCAGCCTTAGTTGGGATGGATAA
- a CDS encoding aldehyde dehydrogenase has translation MTSSVTLQGAQGRQITVQTGLFIDNEFVPASNNATLDVENPNTATIIAQVSAAQASDVDRAVRSSQKAFATWGRSDPGTRRTLLLKLADLVEAHGPELASLEAIEGGLLYRDSLGLHVTQSVDNLRYFAGWADKLDGVSLPIPSGVAYTRREPIGVCAAIVPWNSLMILFWKLAPAIAAGNTIVIKTAELTPLWAQKAAELIKEAGFPPGVINIICGLGREAGQALAEHPVVRKIAFTGSSVTGRQIMQSAARSNLKKVSLELGGKGPSIVFADADWENALLWTTMGITASNGQICAAGSRIYVQDTIYEKFIQEFSRRSRDAVHGDPLLDETTKGAVASKAQLDKILSYVGKAKQTKARLLHGGQPLPGKGHFMANTAFVDVDQDDTIMREEIFGPFASIAPFSTEDEVIRKANDSDLGLNSAVFTNDVSRAFRISEAIETGTVTVNCWAMLNANTPFGGVKESGFGRDSGQEALDNWTVTKTVKFNILPPKL, from the exons ATGACTTCTTCAGTGACGTTGCAAGGTGCGCAGGGTCGTCAGATTACCG TCCAAACCGGTCTCTTTATCGACAATGAATTTGTACCGGCAAGCAATAATGCCACATTGGATGTGGAGAATCCAAATACTGCCACTATCATTGCTCAGGTCTCGGCAGCACAGGCTTCAGACGTTGATCGGGCAGTCCGGTCGTCCCAAAAGGCGTTTGCGACATGGGGACGCAGCGATCCTGGTACCAGGAGAACACTCCTGCTCAAGCTGGCCGATCTCGTGGAGGCTCATGGCCCCGAGTTGGCATCGCTCGAAGCGATCGAGGGTGGCCTATTATATCGGGATTCTCTGGGCCTCCATGTGACGCAGTCAGTAGACAACCTACGCTATTTCGCCGGCTGGGCAGATAAGCTGGACGGCGTCAGCTTGCCGATCCCCTCTGGGGTCGCCTATACGCGCAGGGAGCCTATCGGTGTCTGCGCTGCCATTGTGCCTTGGAACTCACT CATGATCCTGTTCTGGAAACTAGCACCGGCTATTGCAGCTGGTaacaccatcgtcatcaagacGGCCGAATTGACCCCGTTATGGGCTCAGAAGGCTGCAGAGCTGATCAAAGAGGCCGGGTTTCCCCCGGGTGTAATCAACATTATCTGCGGACTGGGGCGCGAAGCCGGTCAAGCTCTCGCTGAGCACCCAGTGGTCCGAAAGATCGCCTTCACTGGAAGCTCGGTCACGGGGCGCCAGATCATGCAGTCCGCTGCCCGTTCGAACCTGAAGAAGGTCTCTCTGGAGCTGGGCGGCAAGGGTCCAAGCATCGTATTCGCTGATGCCGACTGGGAGAACGCTCTTTTGTGGACGACCATGGGTATTACGGCGAGCAATGGGCAGATCTGTGCCGCAGGGAGCCGCATCTACGTGCAGGACACCATATACGAGAAGTTCATCCAGGAGTTCAGTCGCCGAAGCCGTGATGCCGTGCACGGGGATCCGCTCCTCGACGAGACGACCAAGGGCGCAGTGGCCAGCAAGGCGcagctcgacaagatcctGTCATACGTAGGAAAGGCCAAACAGACCAAAGCAAGGCTTCTGCATGGCGGACAACCCCTCCCTGGCAAGGGTCACTTCATGGCCAACACGGCCTtcgttgatgtcgatcaGGACGACACCATCATGCGTGAGGAGATCTTCGGGCCGTTTGCGAGCATCGCTCCGTTCAGcaccgaggatgaggtcATCCGCAAGGCCAACGACTCCGATCTGGGCCTCAACTCTGCCGTCTTCACCAACGACGTGAGCCGTGCGTTCCGTATTAGCGAAGCCATTGAGACCGGCACGGTCACGGTCAACTGCTGGGCTATGCTTAACGCCAACACGCCCTTTGGCGGAGTGAAGGAGAGCGGGTTCGGGCGCGACTCGGGCCAAGAAGCTTTGGACAACTGGACGGTtaccaagactgtcaagtTCAATATCTTGCCACCAAAGCTGTAA
- a CDS encoding nodulation protein L, which produces MAKQQKDTEIIEIAKTLKDTPWCEEYEKMISGMLYNPLHPKLLEGRHRARSLAYKFNNLDPNTGSYLEVEKKRTEMLSEMLGKVGSGTFIEAPFMPDYGSNVSIGENCFMNFGLTILDTSLVIIGDRVQMGPNVNIYTAGHETSVLSRIKFVEFGHPIRIEDDCWIGGNVVILPGVTIGKGCTVGAGAVVTKSIPPYSIALGAPAKVVKKIQSVEDEMADPNNPFRNMPDRE; this is translated from the exons atggccaagcaaCAAAAAGACACCGAGATCATCGAGATCGCAAAGACCCTCAAAGACACACCCTGGTGCGAAGAGTATGAGAAAATGATATCTGGCATGCT TTACAACCCTCTTCACCCCAAACTGCTGGAAGGTCGTCACAGAGCTCGCAGTCTAGCCTACAAGTTCAACAATCTTGATCCCAACACCGGATCATACCTAGAAgttgaaaagaagaggaccGAGATGCTTAGCGAGATGCTCGGAAAGGTTGGGAGCGGCACCTTCATTGAGGCACCATTCATGCCAGACTATGGAAGCAATGTCTCTATCGGAGAGAACTGCTTCATGAACTTTGG CTTGACAATTCTAGATACCAGCCTCGTCATCATTGGTGATCGCGTACAAATGGGCCCCAACGTAAACATTTATACAGCAGGCCATGAGACAAGTGTTCTCTCAAGGATCAAGTTTGTTGAGTTCGGACATCCCATCCGCATCGAAGACGACTGCTGGATTGGAGGAAACGTCGTCATTCTGCCTGGTGTGACGATTGGAAAGGGTTGCACAGTTGGTGCAGGTGCAGTGGTCACAAAGAGTATACCTCCTTACTCAATCGCCCTGGGTGCTCCTGCaaaggttgtcaagaagatACAGAGTGTCGAAGACGAGATGGCAGATCCCAACAACCCTTTCCGAAATATGCCCGATCGGGAGTGA